A DNA window from Flavisolibacter ginsenosidimutans contains the following coding sequences:
- a CDS encoding 4-hydroxy-3-methylbut-2-enyl diphosphate reductase, which translates to MKSFDVPVVYRSPLISAVKKARKEEDRMKKDFSPTLLHFGPLKIYLARHFGFCYGVENAIDIAFRTVEENPGKRIFLLSEMIHNPQVNGDLKQSGVTFLQDNKGRQLIPFEELTAEDIVLIPAFGTTLSIEQKLRGIGIQVEKYNTTCPFVEKVWNRSEAIAKNNYTIVIHGKPSHEETRATFSHATANAPSVVVKDMQQTIELAKYILGEKPAADFYTEFGGQYSEGFNVEKDLQRIGVVNQTTMLASDTQAIADYLRETMIKKFGLDDSTVKDHFADTRDTLCYATNDNQTAVTGMLNTPADLAIVIGGYNSSNTSHLVELCEEILPTYFISSEEKILSPQTILHYNFHTNEELVTNDYLPSKEPVSILITSGASCPDALVEAVIRKLVSFYPQSKTVEDITEAISK; encoded by the coding sequence ATGAAAAGCTTCGACGTTCCGGTTGTTTATCGCAGTCCGCTCATCAGCGCCGTTAAAAAGGCGCGCAAGGAAGAAGACCGCATGAAGAAAGACTTCTCTCCCACCTTGCTCCATTTTGGTCCGCTGAAAATTTATTTAGCCCGCCATTTTGGTTTTTGCTACGGCGTGGAAAACGCCATTGACATTGCCTTTCGCACGGTAGAAGAAAATCCTGGTAAGCGCATTTTTCTGTTAAGCGAAATGATTCATAACCCGCAGGTGAACGGCGACCTGAAACAAAGCGGCGTAACCTTTTTGCAAGACAACAAAGGCCGTCAACTCATTCCGTTTGAAGAGTTGACGGCTGAAGACATCGTGCTCATTCCAGCCTTCGGCACTACGCTTTCTATCGAACAAAAACTACGCGGCATCGGCATACAAGTAGAAAAGTACAACACCACTTGTCCGTTCGTAGAAAAGGTTTGGAACCGCAGCGAAGCCATTGCAAAAAACAACTACACCATTGTTATTCACGGCAAGCCTTCGCACGAAGAAACAAGGGCCACGTTTTCTCATGCCACCGCTAACGCACCCTCGGTTGTGGTGAAAGACATGCAGCAAACGATTGAACTGGCAAAATACATTTTGGGCGAAAAGCCCGCTGCTGATTTTTACACCGAATTCGGCGGCCAATATTCCGAAGGCTTCAACGTAGAAAAAGATTTGCAACGCATCGGCGTGGTGAACCAAACCACCATGCTTGCTTCCGACACGCAAGCCATCGCCGATTACCTGCGCGAAACGATGATAAAAAAATTCGGGCTCGATGATTCAACCGTCAAGGATCATTTTGCCGATACCCGCGACACTTTGTGCTATGCCACCAATGACAACCAAACCGCTGTCACCGGCATGTTGAATACGCCTGCTGACTTGGCCATTGTTATTGGCGGCTACAATTCTTCCAACACCTCTCACCTTGTTGAATTATGCGAAGAAATCCTGCCCACCTATTTTATCAGCAGCGAAGAAAAAATCTTGTCGCCGCAAACGATACTGCATTACAATTTTCACACGAACGAAGAACTGGTGACGAACGATTATTTGCCTTCCAAAGAACCCGTTTCCATTTTAATTACCAGCGGTGCTTCTTGTCCCGATGCCCTGGTGGAGGCCGTAATTCGCAAGTTGGTTTCCTTTTATCCGCAAAGCAAAACGGTAGAGGACATAACCGAAGCAATCAGCAAATAA
- a CDS encoding alpha-amylase family glycosyl hydrolase: MQDWIQHTNIYEVNLRQYTPEGTISAFAAHLPRLKDMGVETLWFMPLTPISKKNRKGTMGSYYACSDYTSVALEFGTLDDFKTLVYQAHQMGFKVILDWVANHTGWDHWWTVEHPGWYEKDEHTGDFKKASGMDDIIELDFKNPALRKAMIGAMKFWITETGIDGFRCDLAFWVELDFWLEAKPELEKLKPLFWLGELDPLDNPEYMQVFDAAYTWRWMHKAEHFYKGQASFNELLQVLDQYQDAPGTKAWFTSNHDENSWNGTEYEKYGELAKALAVFSCTWPGLPLIYSGQELPNQKRLQFFEKDTIDWQPDCAHHLFYKNLFDLKKSNSALAVDASLQVLRSDAGEKVLVFKRSKGDKEVVVALNFSSEEKQFAFPVAIDSMTELFSSPVLQASTLSLPPWGFSVWVK; the protein is encoded by the coding sequence ATGCAAGACTGGATTCAGCACACCAACATTTACGAAGTCAACCTGCGGCAATACACACCCGAAGGAACGATCAGCGCTTTTGCAGCACACTTGCCGCGGTTGAAGGATATGGGCGTGGAAACGCTTTGGTTCATGCCCCTTACACCCATTTCGAAAAAGAACCGCAAAGGCACAATGGGCAGTTATTATGCCTGTTCAGATTATACTTCGGTGGCGCTTGAATTCGGGACGTTGGATGATTTTAAGACCCTCGTTTACCAAGCACACCAAATGGGTTTTAAAGTGATTCTTGATTGGGTGGCCAATCACACCGGTTGGGATCACTGGTGGACGGTTGAGCATCCCGGTTGGTACGAAAAAGACGAACATACCGGTGACTTTAAAAAAGCCTCCGGCATGGACGACATCATTGAACTGGATTTTAAGAATCCGGCGCTGCGCAAAGCCATGATTGGCGCCATGAAGTTTTGGATTACCGAAACCGGTATTGACGGCTTTCGCTGCGACCTGGCTTTTTGGGTGGAACTGGATTTTTGGCTGGAGGCAAAACCGGAACTGGAAAAGTTAAAGCCGCTGTTTTGGCTGGGTGAGTTAGATCCGCTTGACAATCCTGAATACATGCAGGTATTTGATGCCGCTTACACCTGGCGGTGGATGCACAAGGCCGAACACTTTTACAAAGGCCAGGCATCATTCAATGAACTTTTGCAGGTGTTGGATCAATACCAAGATGCGCCGGGCACCAAAGCCTGGTTTACGTCCAACCACGACGAAAACAGTTGGAACGGAACGGAATACGAGAAGTACGGCGAACTGGCAAAAGCTTTAGCCGTGTTTAGTTGTACGTGGCCGGGTTTGCCGTTGATTTATAGTGGACAGGAATTGCCGAATCAAAAGCGTCTTCAATTTTTTGAAAAAGATACAATTGATTGGCAGCCAGATTGTGCCCATCACCTCTTTTACAAAAATCTGTTTGACTTGAAAAAATCCAACAGCGCTTTAGCTGTGGACGCTTCGTTGCAAGTCTTGCGCAGCGATGCCGGTGAGAAAGTTTTGGTCTTTAAACGAAGCAAAGGAGACAAGGAGGTTGTGGTTGCACTGAATTTTTCTTCCGAAGAAAAACAATTTGCGTTTCCGGTAGCTATTGATTCCATGACCGAGCTGTTTTCGTCGCCCGTTTTGCAAGCTTCAACGCTTTCGCTTCCACCCTGGGGTTTTTCGGTTTGGGTGAAATAG
- a CDS encoding Nramp family divalent metal transporter, whose translation MNRLTTEASLSEVHQSVDTTNLSKPKWRRILSYFGPAYLVSVGYMDPGNWATDLQGGSQFGYKLIWVLLMSNLMALLLQMLSARLGIVRGRDLAQANRETYPKSINFVLYLLAEVAIAATDLAEVLGMAIGIQLLTGMPLLWAVLITVFDTFLLLLLQRLGMRKMEAFIICLIAIIGISFLVEIILAKPNLSEVVTGFVPSIPNTQALFIATGIIGATIMPHNLYLHSALVQTRKISRSKSGIKRALKLNFIDSVVALNAAFFVNAAILILAAAVFFKAGRSDVAEIKEAHKLLNFFLGTHIAPILFAVALIAAGQSSTITGTLAGQIVMEGYLRIRINPWVRRLLTRVIAIIPAVLVIVVNGEENIDDLLVLSQVVLSLQLGFAIVPLIHFVSDKKTMGEFTIGPFVQVLSWCVTAVLVYLNLRMLYEKGGEYFAASDNVFWKLIILVSALLFVGLLAVTVFYPLWRRRPSGLSARVHKEQPSSLGATALPHYRKVAAALDFSERDENILAHAVAQAGEGATVILIHIVESVSAQMLEENSDDFETQKDKEKLEAYAEEIRKQNLNAETVLGFRYRTKEIARLVNESGADLLIIGAHGHRGVKDWLYGQTIDAVRHKLKIPVLIV comes from the coding sequence ATGAATAGGCTAACCACGGAAGCCTCGCTGAGCGAGGTGCACCAAAGCGTTGATACCACCAATCTTTCCAAGCCCAAGTGGCGGCGAATCTTGTCCTATTTCGGTCCGGCTTACTTGGTAAGCGTTGGCTATATGGATCCCGGCAATTGGGCTACGGATTTGCAGGGCGGCAGCCAGTTTGGCTACAAGTTAATTTGGGTCTTATTGATGAGCAACCTGATGGCCTTGCTGCTGCAAATGCTGTCGGCACGATTGGGTATTGTTCGCGGCAGAGACCTGGCGCAAGCCAACCGCGAAACCTATCCAAAGTCTATCAATTTTGTTTTGTACCTCCTTGCCGAAGTAGCCATTGCCGCTACCGATTTGGCCGAAGTGTTGGGCATGGCCATCGGCATTCAACTGCTCACGGGCATGCCGTTGTTGTGGGCGGTTTTGATCACCGTATTTGATACCTTTTTATTGTTGCTGTTGCAAAGGCTTGGCATGAGAAAGATGGAGGCTTTCATCATTTGCCTCATTGCCATCATCGGGATTTCTTTTCTGGTTGAAATTATTCTTGCAAAGCCAAACCTTAGCGAAGTGGTTACCGGTTTTGTGCCTTCCATTCCCAACACACAAGCCTTGTTTATTGCAACGGGAATCATCGGTGCCACCATCATGCCGCACAATCTTTATTTGCATTCGGCCCTTGTGCAAACAAGAAAAATAAGCCGCAGCAAAAGCGGCATTAAGCGGGCCTTGAAGCTGAACTTTATTGATAGCGTTGTAGCGTTGAATGCCGCTTTTTTTGTGAACGCGGCCATCCTTATTTTGGCTGCCGCGGTGTTTTTTAAAGCGGGCCGCAGCGACGTGGCCGAGATTAAAGAAGCACACAAGTTGCTGAACTTTTTTTTGGGAACGCACATCGCGCCTATTTTGTTTGCGGTGGCGCTCATTGCTGCCGGACAAAGCAGCACCATTACCGGCACGCTTGCTGGACAGATTGTGATGGAAGGTTACCTGCGTATTCGCATCAACCCTTGGGTGCGGCGATTGCTTACAAGGGTTATTGCCATCATTCCTGCCGTGCTTGTCATTGTTGTAAACGGCGAGGAAAACATTGACGATTTATTGGTGCTTAGCCAGGTGGTGTTGAGTTTGCAATTGGGCTTTGCCATTGTGCCGCTCATTCATTTTGTAAGCGATAAAAAAACGATGGGCGAGTTTACCATCGGTCCGTTTGTGCAGGTATTGTCGTGGTGCGTAACAGCCGTTCTTGTTTACCTCAATCTTCGAATGCTGTACGAAAAAGGCGGCGAGTATTTTGCAGCCAGTGACAATGTGTTTTGGAAGCTGATTATTCTTGTTTCTGCCTTGCTGTTTGTAGGCCTGCTGGCCGTTACCGTTTTTTATCCGTTGTGGCGGCGAAGACCGTCGGGGTTGTCGGCAAGGGTTCACAAAGAGCAGCCTTCTTCGCTTGGCGCAACAGCTTTGCCGCATTACCGAAAAGTGGCCGCAGCACTGGATTTTAGCGAACGTGATGAAAACATTTTGGCGCACGCTGTGGCGCAGGCCGGCGAAGGCGCAACCGTTATTTTAATTCACATTGTAGAAAGCGTATCGGCGCAAATGCTGGAAGAAAACAGCGATGATTTTGAAACACAAAAGGACAAAGAAAAATTAGAAGCCTACGCCGAAGAAATCCGAAAGCAGAACCTGAATGCGGAAACGGTGTTGGGCTTTCGTTACCGCACCAAAGAGATTGCCCGTTTGGTGAACGAATCCGGCGCTGATCTTTTAATTATTGGTGCTCACGGGCACAGAGGCGTAAAGGATTGGCTTTATGGCCAAACGATTGACGCAGTGCGGCACAAGCTGAAGATACCGGTGTTGATTGTGTGA
- a CDS encoding glycoside hydrolase family 28 protein — MKKFAVLFFLSILCTAVVLASPPNKFNLFVAPGTLSENTVTLLWDKQSEKSNTVYEVSLNGKAVAFTSKTNYTLAQLQPNTTYTVGVRVKQSGSSNEKENVTLRFKTAAKGKVYNILDYGAKADSAFKNTKAIQAAIDACTDGGTVYIPKGSFVSGALFLKSNMTLYIEKDAVLKGSTDVQDYLPMILNRFEGWELKTYASLLNAGTLNRAGTYNVKNLRITGGGTISGGGKRLGDAMIKASGIRSRGRLVCLMNCQNVCLSTLTVTEPPCWTVHYIYSNNVTCHDLNIVTNGIRNGDGIDPDSTTDSYIFNCTFDTGDDCIAIKSGKNPEGFFVAKPTKNVRITDCDFKRGHGISIGSEMSGGVSDVLVQNCKAGALLHGMQIKGTKDRGGYVKNVTVADCQLLQITVFSAVNYNNDGEPAPEVPTFENFVFKNIDLSGASLKEPVIDINGFKDPAHRLRNVSFTNILLPENAKVVINDAENVSFINVKTTSGAKPQYTATNSSGIVYEGGK, encoded by the coding sequence ATGAAGAAATTTGCTGTTCTGTTTTTCTTGTCTATTCTCTGCACCGCAGTTGTTCTTGCATCGCCGCCAAACAAATTCAACCTTTTTGTCGCACCCGGAACGCTAAGCGAAAACACTGTGACTTTGTTGTGGGACAAGCAAAGCGAAAAGAGCAACACGGTTTACGAAGTTTCGCTGAACGGCAAAGCGGTGGCATTCACAAGCAAAACAAATTATACGCTTGCGCAGTTGCAACCTAATACAACGTACACGGTTGGCGTCAGGGTTAAACAAAGCGGAAGCAGCAACGAAAAAGAGAATGTCACACTGCGCTTTAAAACCGCTGCAAAAGGAAAGGTTTACAACATTCTTGACTACGGCGCTAAGGCCGACAGTGCGTTCAAAAACACAAAGGCCATTCAAGCCGCGATTGATGCCTGCACCGACGGCGGAACGGTTTACATTCCAAAAGGCTCCTTTGTTTCCGGTGCGCTTTTTTTGAAAAGCAACATGACGCTTTACATTGAAAAAGACGCCGTGCTCAAAGGCTCAACCGATGTGCAGGATTATCTGCCGATGATCCTGAACCGATTTGAAGGATGGGAGTTAAAAACCTACGCAAGCCTGTTAAACGCCGGCACACTCAACCGGGCAGGAACCTACAACGTAAAGAACCTTCGCATCACCGGCGGCGGAACAATCTCGGGTGGCGGAAAACGCTTGGGCGATGCGATGATTAAAGCCAGCGGCATCAGAAGCCGCGGACGCCTTGTTTGTTTGATGAATTGCCAGAACGTGTGCCTTTCCACTCTCACCGTGACCGAACCGCCCTGCTGGACCGTTCATTACATCTACAGCAACAACGTTACTTGCCATGATTTAAACATCGTTACGAACGGCATTCGTAACGGCGACGGCATTGATCCCGACTCAACAACCGACTCTTATATTTTCAATTGCACCTTCGATACCGGCGACGATTGCATTGCCATTAAATCGGGAAAAAATCCCGAAGGTTTTTTTGTGGCAAAGCCCACGAAAAACGTACGCATCACGGATTGCGATTTTAAAAGAGGGCACGGCATTTCCATCGGCAGCGAAATGTCGGGCGGCGTAAGCGATGTGTTGGTGCAAAATTGCAAGGCCGGTGCGCTGCTTCATGGTATGCAAATCAAAGGCACGAAGGACCGCGGAGGCTACGTAAAAAATGTAACCGTTGCCGATTGCCAGTTGCTGCAAATCACGGTCTTCTCAGCAGTGAATTATAACAACGATGGCGAACCTGCACCCGAAGTGCCCACCTTCGAAAATTTTGTTTTTAAGAACATTGATTTGTCCGGTGCTTCGCTGAAAGAACCGGTGATTGACATAAACGGTTTTAAAGATCCGGCGCACCGCCTGCGCAACGTTAGTTTCACCAATATTCTTCTTCCCGAAAACGCAAAGGTTGTCATCAACGACGCGGAGAACGTAAGTTTTATAAACGTGAAAACAACAAGCGGTGCAAAGCCACAATACACCGCTACAAACAGCAGTGGGATTGTTTACGAAGGCGGCAAGTAA
- a CDS encoding metal-dependent transcriptional regulator — translation MNYSISEENYLKAIYHLQEKGGTASTNAVAEQLNTKAASVTDMMKKLSAKGLLNYTPYYGFSLSTEGKKTALFIIRRHRLWEFFLSQKLGFSWEEVHGLAEELEHVSSKKLIDRLDEFLGFPPYDPHGDPIPDSKGKITARNQLPLSLLPLHKSATVCRVANQSAEMLELLKHKAIAIGTKLEVKKHFPFDQSIEIKLKTKTVTISEQAAKNIFVVYE, via the coding sequence TTGAATTATTCCATCAGCGAAGAAAATTATCTGAAGGCCATCTACCATCTGCAGGAAAAGGGCGGCACGGCCAGCACCAATGCCGTAGCGGAGCAACTCAACACCAAGGCCGCATCCGTTACCGACATGATGAAGAAGCTTAGCGCCAAAGGGCTTCTCAACTATACGCCTTATTACGGTTTTTCGTTAAGCACCGAAGGGAAGAAAACGGCTTTGTTCATCATCCGGCGTCACCGGCTCTGGGAATTTTTTCTTTCGCAGAAGCTGGGCTTTAGCTGGGAAGAAGTACACGGCCTGGCCGAAGAACTGGAACACGTGAGCAGTAAAAAACTCATTGACCGCCTCGACGAATTTCTCGGCTTTCCGCCTTACGATCCGCACGGCGATCCCATTCCCGACAGCAAAGGAAAAATAACGGCACGCAACCAATTGCCACTCTCTTTGTTGCCTTTACACAAAAGCGCCACGGTATGCCGCGTGGCCAATCAGTCGGCGGAAATGTTGGAACTGCTCAAGCACAAGGCCATCGCCATTGGTACAAAACTGGAAGTAAAAAAACATTTTCCTTTTGATCAATCCATCGAAATCAAACTGAAAACAAAAACGGTGACGATAAGCGAACAGGCCGCAAAAAACATTTTTGTCGTGTATGAATAG